The following are from one region of the Microbacterium sp. cx-55 genome:
- a CDS encoding hemolysin family protein: MNGDLLFNIVLVFVFVLIGGVFAATEMALVTLRDSQVNAIAQRGKRGQKVASLARNPNTFLSAVQIGVTVAGFASAAYGASSIAPSVTPLLESAGLAAPVAATVATVLLTLVIAYLSLVLGELAPKRLAIQRNAEFAYAVAPVLAGFAWLMRPVIWLLSVSTNAIVRVLGGDPNKTADEMTDEELRDIVSSHEGLPEDERRILDDVLSLRTRQLSEVMRPRPEVNALDGSESVGDAVGRISDQPFSRYPVVDKSIDDITGFVHVRDVYDAVGTDAATRLDAIARPISYFPSTARVLPTLTRMRANGHQIAVVVDEYGGTDGIVTLEDLVEEVVGEIYDEYDTEGVPSDLAEAGGVVDGRLNLQDFQEATGFTLPRGASDTVAGFIVERLGRLAVVGDVVDVDGLVLRVTEMDRRRVAAIQVTPPAVDAES; the protein is encoded by the coding sequence ATGAACGGCGACCTCCTTTTCAATATCGTCCTGGTCTTTGTCTTCGTTCTGATCGGTGGTGTCTTCGCCGCGACGGAGATGGCGCTGGTCACTCTTCGCGACAGCCAGGTCAACGCGATCGCTCAGCGCGGCAAGCGCGGGCAGAAGGTCGCGAGCCTCGCCCGAAACCCCAACACCTTCCTCTCCGCGGTGCAGATCGGCGTGACGGTCGCCGGTTTCGCGTCCGCCGCGTACGGGGCGTCCTCGATCGCCCCGTCGGTCACGCCGCTCCTGGAGTCGGCGGGACTCGCCGCTCCCGTCGCCGCCACGGTCGCGACGGTTCTGCTCACGCTTGTGATCGCGTACCTGTCGCTCGTGCTCGGCGAGCTCGCCCCGAAGCGGCTCGCGATTCAGCGGAACGCCGAGTTCGCGTACGCCGTCGCACCGGTGCTGGCCGGCTTCGCCTGGCTGATGCGCCCGGTTATCTGGCTGCTGTCGGTCTCGACGAACGCGATCGTCCGCGTGCTCGGTGGGGATCCGAATAAGACGGCCGACGAGATGACCGACGAAGAGCTCCGCGACATCGTGTCGAGCCACGAGGGCCTGCCGGAGGACGAACGCCGCATCCTCGACGACGTCCTCTCGCTTCGCACGCGCCAGCTGAGCGAGGTGATGCGCCCTCGCCCGGAGGTGAACGCGCTCGACGGCTCCGAGTCGGTCGGGGACGCCGTCGGTCGCATCTCCGATCAGCCCTTCTCGCGCTATCCGGTCGTCGACAAGTCGATCGACGACATCACCGGGTTCGTGCACGTGCGCGACGTGTACGACGCCGTCGGCACGGATGCGGCGACGCGCCTCGACGCGATCGCCCGGCCGATCTCGTACTTCCCGTCCACCGCGCGCGTGCTGCCCACTCTCACCCGGATGCGCGCGAACGGCCACCAGATCGCGGTCGTCGTCGATGAGTACGGCGGAACCGATGGCATCGTCACCCTCGAGGACCTCGTCGAGGAAGTCGTCGGCGAGATCTACGACGAGTACGACACCGAGGGCGTCCCGAGCGACCTGGCGGAAGCCGGTGGCGTGGTCGACGGTCGCCTGAACCTGCAGGACTTCCAGGAAGCGACCGGGTTCACGCTCCCCCGTGGGGCGTCCGACACCGTCGCCGGCTTCATCGTCGAGCGCCTCGGCCGCCTGGCCGTGGTGGGCGATGTCGTGGATGTGGACGGACTCGTTCTGCGGGTCACCGAGATGGACCGGCGTCGCGTCGCCGCGATCCAGGTGACCCCGCCCGCGGTCGACGCGGAGTCCTGA
- a CDS encoding aspartate aminotransferase family protein, producing the protein MSIDARSTGNAAVSEDDRSHVFHSWSAQASLAPLPIAGGSGTTVWDEDGRTYLDFSSQLVNVNIGHQHPKLVEAIRAQAATLATVAPAHASAVRAEAARSILSVAPEGFAKVFFTNGGADANENAIRMARLTTGRDKVVSHYRSYHGNTGAAVVATGDWRRIPNEYARGHVHVFGPYLYRSEFWAQTEAEESARALHHLERVIQAEGPQSVAAILLESVPGTAGILVPPPGYLAGVRRIADEYGIVMILDEVMAGFARTGDWFAFQAHGVRPDLVTFAKGVNSGYVPVGGVLISDEIAHHFDDRVFPGGLTYSGHPLAAASIVASIAAMKEEGIVDNARRIGVDVLGPGLRRLAETHEVIGEVRGTGVFWALELVSDRDARTPLGAAEMARLKASILERGMLPFTAENRLHVVPPAVVTDAEVGTALEIIDAALREL; encoded by the coding sequence ATGAGCATCGACGCGCGATCCACCGGCAACGCCGCCGTCTCCGAAGACGACCGCAGCCACGTCTTCCACTCGTGGTCGGCCCAGGCGTCGCTGGCTCCGCTGCCCATCGCGGGAGGTTCGGGCACGACGGTGTGGGATGAGGACGGCCGCACCTACCTCGACTTCTCGAGCCAGCTCGTGAACGTCAACATCGGGCATCAGCATCCGAAGCTCGTCGAAGCCATTCGCGCACAGGCGGCCACGCTCGCCACCGTCGCCCCCGCCCACGCGAGCGCGGTGCGCGCCGAGGCCGCGAGGTCGATCCTCAGCGTCGCCCCCGAAGGTTTCGCGAAGGTGTTCTTCACGAACGGCGGCGCCGACGCCAACGAGAACGCGATCCGGATGGCGCGCCTGACCACCGGCCGCGACAAGGTCGTCTCGCACTACCGCTCGTACCACGGCAACACGGGAGCAGCCGTCGTCGCGACGGGCGACTGGCGCCGCATCCCGAACGAGTACGCACGCGGGCACGTGCACGTCTTCGGCCCGTACCTCTACCGGTCCGAGTTCTGGGCGCAGACCGAGGCCGAGGAGTCGGCGCGCGCGCTGCACCACCTCGAGCGGGTGATCCAGGCCGAGGGTCCGCAGTCGGTCGCCGCGATCCTGCTCGAGTCGGTGCCGGGCACCGCCGGCATCCTCGTGCCTCCGCCCGGATATCTCGCGGGCGTCCGCCGGATCGCCGACGAGTACGGCATCGTGATGATCCTCGACGAGGTGATGGCCGGATTCGCGCGCACCGGCGACTGGTTCGCGTTCCAGGCTCACGGGGTGCGCCCCGACCTGGTCACGTTCGCGAAGGGCGTCAACTCCGGTTACGTCCCCGTCGGTGGCGTACTGATCTCGGACGAGATCGCGCACCACTTCGACGACCGGGTCTTCCCGGGCGGGCTGACCTACTCGGGTCACCCCCTCGCGGCCGCGAGCATCGTCGCCTCGATCGCCGCGATGAAAGAGGAAGGCATCGTCGATAACGCCCGCCGCATCGGCGTCGACGTGCTCGGCCCGGGCCTCCGCCGCCTCGCCGAGACGCACGAGGTGATCGGCGAGGTGCGCGGCACGGGCGTCTTCTGGGCGCTGGAACTCGTCTCGGACCGGGACGCCCGCACCCCGCTGGGGGCGGCCGAGATGGCGCGGCTGAAGGCATCCATCCTCGAGCGCGGGATGCTGCCGTTCACGGCCGAGAACCGGTTGCACGTCGTGCCGCCCGCGGTCGTCACCGACGCCGAAGTGGGCACGGCGCTGGAGATCATCGACGCGGCGCTACGGGAGCTCTGA